Part of the Candidatus Zixiibacteriota bacterium genome is shown below.
GACGCCGTGGCCTATGACCAGGGGTGATCCCATGCGGGCCGCGACAATCTCGTTCGGATGAAGCGAGGACACGACCGCGATTCCATAGGTACCTTCGACCTGGCTGAGGGCGTCGCGGACGGCGTCGGTCAGATTGCCCTTGTAGTTGAAGCGGATCAGGTGGGTGAGGACCTCGGTATCGGTGTCGCTCCGAAAGACGAATCCTTTCTGGCTCAGGAACTCCTTGAGCGTGCGATAGTTCTCGACGATGCCGTTATGGACGAGGGCTATCTCCGCTTTGGCATCGTAGTGCGGGTGAGCGTTGACCTGGTTCGGCTCGCCGTGGGTTGCCCAGCGGGTATGGGCAATGCCCTGGCAGGAGTTGATTACCTGACCCTCGAGCGCGCGCTCCAGCATTTTGATTTTGCCGACCTGCTTGGTGATGCGAAGCCCGGTATCGGTGGCCAGCGCCACGCCGGCTGAATCATATCCCCGGTACTCGAGTCGCTTAAGGCCCGACATCAGAATCGGCAGGGCCTGTTGTGGCCCGACGTATCCTACAATTCCACACATTCCGTACGCCCCTGACTATCTAAAGAATGATTTGACCTTTGTACCCAGGCGGGCGGTCAAACGTTCGTCGTTCGTTTCGATGATGAGTCGATAAATCGGTTCAGTGTTCGAAGACCGGACCTGCACCCAACCGTCGGCGAAGTCGAAGCGGAGGCCGTCCTGTCGATCCACGGTCGTGTTGCCGAGGAGGGCCGGAACCTCCCGTTCGAGCCGGGCCAGGCGGGAATCAAAGTCATCCGGCATGGCCGCCTTCGTCTTCATAGTATAATAACGCCCAAACGATTCAACAAGGTCCGCGAGCGTTTTCTTTTCGGTCGCCAATTCGGACAGGGTCAAGGCGGCGGCGATCAGGCTGTCGCGCCCGGCGTGGAAACGCGGGTAAATGACGCCGCCGTTGCCTTCTCCCCCGATTACGGCCTTTTTCCGACGCATGAGTTCGACGACATTCGCTTCGCCCACTTTTGACAGGTACACTCGGGAGCCGGACTTTCGGGCGGCCTCGGCGGTGACATTCGATGTCGAGAGGTTGATGACGGTCGGCCCTTTTTCTTTCCTGAGGACGTGACGGACGGCGATGGCCAGCGTCAATTCTTCGCCGATCGGGCACCCGGTGTGGTCTACGAGGGCGAGCCGATCCGCGTCCGGGTCGCATGCCATACCGAGGTCGGCCTTGTGTTTGCGGACGGCCGCGGCCAATGGCCCGAGGTTCTCGGGAATTGGCTCCGGTTCATGGACGAATTCGCCGTTGCCGTCGCAGTTCAGCCGGATGACTCTGGCACCGAGCCGGTGCAGCAGTTCGGGGAGGGCGTGCGAGCCGGCCCCGTTGATGGCATCAACCACGACCGTAAACCGCGCTTTTTTAATCGCTGGTCGATTGACTACTTTGAGCGCCAACACCTTCTGGATGTGAATATCGATAAACCGGTCGTTATACGAAAGCTTCCCGAGCGCCGTATGAGGTTTGAACGCAAACGAGTTGGCGTCTTTGGCGGCTTTGAGTTTGTCAAACTGGGCGGGAGTGACGAAGTCCCCACGGTCGCTGAAAAACTTGAGGGCGTTCCATTGGGCGGGATTGTGTGACGCCGTGATGCACATGCCGCCCCGGGCTTTGAGTTCTTTGACTGCAATCTCGACGGTCGGCGTCGGAACTACACCGATATCGACGACATCAATGCCCACCGCAAGCAGGGAGGAGACGACCGCATCGCGCACCATCGGACCCGTCTTTCGGCTGTCGCGGCCGAGAACGACCGTTCCGGATTTCAGCATAGTGCCGAAGGCGGCGGCGTACCGGGCGACGAGGATGGGATCGAGGCCGTTGCCGATAACCCCTCGTACACCCGAGGTCGACTCTTTGAGTTCTTTTTTCTTCATAGAGATATGTCCAGTATCCTAGTAATGTATCGATCAATTTGGCGGTTTGTTCACATCCTGCCGAGGCAGAGTGGAGTTTGGCCCTGCGGGCTACCCTGACAGAACGGCTGCCATTGCAGAGTGCAGGCGGCCATTGGAGGCCAGCAGGTCCTTGTCATAAATGGAGTACGGGCGGCCGTCGATTCGGCTGACCCGTCCCCCCGCCTCGGTGACGGCCAGCGCGGCCGCAGCAGTATCCCAGGGGTGTAGTTTCAGCTCCCAGAAGCCGTCGATCCGGCCCGCTGCCAGCCAGCAGAGATCCAGCGCGGCGGAGCCGGGACGCCGGATTCCCTGGGCCTTTTTTGCCATTCGGGCAAAGAGACCGAGGTTATTCCGTTTCGCCGTGCCGATGTCGTAGGCGAAACCGGTAGCCAGCAGGGCGCGTTCCAGGCGGCGTTCCCGGGAGACCTGAAGTTTACGCTTATTAATGTGTGCTCCCTGCCCGAGGCCGGCGGAGAACATTTCATTGCGTTCGGGATCAAACACCGCTCCAGCCACGATGACGCCGTCGCGCTCGACGGCGATCGAGACGCAGTAGATAGGAAAGCCGTGCATGAAGTTAACGGTGCCGTCGAGGGGGTCGATCACCCAGCGCCAACTGGACCGTTGTCCGGTCTGGGTACCTTCCTCGGCCAGCACCTCGTGGTCGGGGTAGCGTCGCTCGATCCGGGAGACGAGATAGCGTTCGGCTTTGCGGTCGAATTCGGTGACGGGATCGATTCGTCCTTTGTAATCGATGGTCTTAGACAGGGAGAATCCCCGTTTGAGGATGGCGCCGGCGCCGGCCGCGAGCTCGCGGCAATATCCGGTCAGTTCCCGCGTCTGTCTGTCGCTCATACACTCTTGCTCGTGGGCTGCTCCGAGACGATGGAGGGCCCGGCCCCTCGTTCCTGCTTGAACTGCATCTGGTACAACTTATAGTAAATGCCCCGCTGCTTCAACAACTCGTCGTGGCGACCGGATTCGCGAAGCTGGCCGTGGTGGAAGACGAGGATTTTATCGGCCCGCTCGATTGTCGAGAGTCGGTGAGCGATGATGATTGACGTCCGATCCTTGAGCAGTTCGTCGAGCGCACGCTGGATAAGCAGTTCGGTTTCGGTGTCCACCGAGCTGGTGGCCTCGTCGAGGATGAGGATTTCCGGATCGAAAGCGAGCGCGCGCGCGAACGAGAGCAACTGTTTCTGGCCGGTCGACAGAGTGGCGCCGCGTTCCCGGATCTCGGATTGGATACCGTTCGGCAGTCTTTCGAGGAAGCGATCGAAACCGACGCGTGAGAGCGCCGCCCGGACCTCGTCGTCCGTGATCGACTGGTCGCGCAGGCGAACATTGCCGGCGTAGTCGCCGCTGAACAAAAAGACGTCCTGCAGCACGAGGGCCATGTGGCCCCGCAGTTTCGGGATCGACCACCGGCGTATATCGATCCCGTCGAAACTGATCGATCCTTTCTGGAAGTCATAGAAGCGGTACAGCAGGGAGATCAGCGAGGTCTTGCCTGCTCCGGTGGCCCCGACGATCGCGATTTTCTCTTTTGGTGCAACCGAGAAGGTGACGTCGCGCAACACCCAGTCTTCGTCGTTGTAGGCGAACCACAGGTTCTCGACATCAATCCGCCCGGAGAGACCGTTGGTTTCGGCCGGAGTTGCGGGGGCTTCAATCTGGGGCGGGGTATCGAGGAGCTTGAAGATGCGCTCCGACGAGGCCATGGACGACTGCAGGACGTTGTACTTGTCGGAGAGGTCGCGTATCGGGCGATAGAACATTTCCACGAGCTGGATGAATGCGACCAGTTGTCCGAGGGTCATGATATCGGATTCGACCTGCAGCCCGCCGTAGTAGAGAATAAGGACCACCGACAGGACGCCGATCACTTCGACGGTCGGGAAAAATGTCGCGTAGTAGATGATCGAGCGCTGGTGGGCGGAGCGGAGGTCCGTGTTGATTTCATCGAAGCGGTCGAACGTCCGCTTTTCCTGCACGAAGAGCTGGACGATCGACATGCCGGTGATGTGTTCCTGCAGGAAGGCATTCAGGCGGGCGAGTCGCGTCCGGACCTCGCGATAGACCTGTCGGACTTTCACGCGGAATATGGCGGTGGCGGCAACCAGCAGCGGCAGCACCACGAAACTCACCAGCGCGAGCCTCCAGTTTTCGAGCAGCATGTACGTTACGATCAGCACGACCATGACGAGGTCACCGATGATCGTCACCACGCCGGACGAGAACATTTCGTCGAGTACGTTAACGTCGTTGGTCACGCGGGTCAGGATGCGACCGACGGGGTTTTTGTCGAAGAAGCCGAGATGCAGCGATTGCAGATGGCGGTAGATCTGCATCCGGATGTCGTACTGGACTTTTTGCCCGAGCCACTGGGTGAGGTAGTACTGAACGCCGGCGGCGATAAAGGAGACGATCATCAGGCCAAAAAACACGAGGGCGATGAGATCAAACCCCTCGAGCACTCCCGGCGTGATGTGCTCATCGATGCCGACCTGGGTCAGCTTCACCATCGCCAACCGACCGACGGACCCCAGCAAGAGCAGCACCACCGCCAGCAGCGCCCATCCCCGGTACGGTTTCATGTACCGGAGAAGGCGTTTCATGAGCCGGGAGTCGTACGCTTTTCCCAGCGCTTCTTCTTCGTGGTATCCGTTGGCGGCCGACATCAGAGCGCCTCGATCTCCTGCTCGAGCAATTGCGAGCGATACAGCGTGGCATAGTGACCGTCGAGCGCCAGCAGTTCTTCGTGCGTGCCCTGTTCGGCAATCCGACCGTCATCGAGGTAAATGATCATGTCGGCGTCCTTGACCGACGACACGCGGTGAGAGATGATGATGGTGGTCCGATCGGATTCGGCCCGGTGGACGCGCTGGTGAATCTGGTGTTCGGTTTCGGTATCGACCGA
Proteins encoded:
- the glmM gene encoding phosphoglucosamine mutase, with product MKKKELKESTSGVRGVIGNGLDPILVARYAAAFGTMLKSGTVVLGRDSRKTGPMVRDAVVSSLLAVGIDVVDIGVVPTPTVEIAVKELKARGGMCITASHNPAQWNALKFFSDRGDFVTPAQFDKLKAAKDANSFAFKPHTALGKLSYNDRFIDIHIQKVLALKVVNRPAIKKARFTVVVDAINGAGSHALPELLHRLGARVIRLNCDGNGEFVHEPEPIPENLGPLAAAVRKHKADLGMACDPDADRLALVDHTGCPIGEELTLAIAVRHVLRKEKGPTVINLSTSNVTAEAARKSGSRVYLSKVGEANVVELMRRKKAVIGGEGNGGVIYPRFHAGRDSLIAAALTLSELATEKKTLADLVESFGRYYTMKTKAAMPDDFDSRLARLEREVPALLGNTTVDRQDGLRFDFADGWVQVRSSNTEPIYRLIIETNDERLTARLGTKVKSFFR
- a CDS encoding inositol monophosphatase family protein; protein product: MSDRQTRELTGYCRELAAGAGAILKRGFSLSKTIDYKGRIDPVTEFDRKAERYLVSRIERRYPDHEVLAEEGTQTGQRSSWRWVIDPLDGTVNFMHGFPIYCVSIAVERDGVIVAGAVFDPERNEMFSAGLGQGAHINKRKLQVSRERRLERALLATGFAYDIGTAKRNNLGLFARMAKKAQGIRRPGSAALDLCWLAAGRIDGFWELKLHPWDTAAAALAVTEAGGRVSRIDGRPYSIYDKDLLASNGRLHSAMAAVLSG
- a CDS encoding ABC transporter ATP-binding protein, with protein sequence MSAANGYHEEEALGKAYDSRLMKRLLRYMKPYRGWALLAVVLLLLGSVGRLAMVKLTQVGIDEHITPGVLEGFDLIALVFFGLMIVSFIAAGVQYYLTQWLGQKVQYDIRMQIYRHLQSLHLGFFDKNPVGRILTRVTNDVNVLDEMFSSGVVTIIGDLVMVVLIVTYMLLENWRLALVSFVVLPLLVAATAIFRVKVRQVYREVRTRLARLNAFLQEHITGMSIVQLFVQEKRTFDRFDEINTDLRSAHQRSIIYYATFFPTVEVIGVLSVVLILYYGGLQVESDIMTLGQLVAFIQLVEMFYRPIRDLSDKYNVLQSSMASSERIFKLLDTPPQIEAPATPAETNGLSGRIDVENLWFAYNDEDWVLRDVTFSVAPKEKIAIVGATGAGKTSLISLLYRFYDFQKGSISFDGIDIRRWSIPKLRGHMALVLQDVFLFSGDYAGNVRLRDQSITDDEVRAALSRVGFDRFLERLPNGIQSEIRERGATLSTGQKQLLSFARALAFDPEILILDEATSSVDTETELLIQRALDELLKDRTSIIIAHRLSTIERADKILVFHHGQLRESGRHDELLKQRGIYYKLYQMQFKQERGAGPSIVSEQPTSKSV